The following proteins come from a genomic window of Anaerobutyricum hallii:
- the ychF gene encoding redox-regulated ATPase YchF has product MKLGIVGLPNVGKSTLFNSLTKAGAESANYPFCTIDPNIGIVAVPDQRLKVLSDMYDSAKIVPATIEFVDIAGLVKGASKGEGLGNQFLANIREVDAIVHVVRCFEDSNVIHVDGSVDPLRDIETINFELIFSDIEVLDRRISKSARAAHNDKKIAAEVEFLKKVKAHLEDGQLAKTFVTEDEDEQALLSECNLLTDKPVIFAANVSEDDLADDGAENPFVQKVREYAKGCEAEVFVVCAQIEQEIAELDDDEKAMFLEDLGLKESGLEKLIKASYSLLGLISYLTAGPIESKAWTITRGTKAPQAAGKIHSDFERGFIKADVISYQDLIENGSMTAAREKGLVRSEGKEYVMQDGDVVLFKFNV; this is encoded by the coding sequence ATGAAATTAGGTATTGTTGGCCTTCCTAACGTTGGAAAGAGTACATTATTTAACTCTCTGACAAAGGCTGGAGCAGAGTCTGCCAATTATCCATTCTGTACTATAGATCCGAATATTGGTATTGTTGCCGTTCCGGATCAGCGTCTTAAAGTACTGTCTGATATGTATGATTCTGCAAAGATTGTTCCGGCTACAATTGAATTTGTTGATATCGCCGGACTTGTAAAAGGTGCTTCTAAAGGAGAGGGTCTTGGAAACCAGTTCCTTGCAAATATTCGTGAAGTAGATGCGATCGTTCATGTGGTACGTTGTTTTGAAGACAGTAATGTTATTCATGTTGATGGAAGTGTCGATCCTCTTCGTGATATCGAAACAATTAACTTTGAGTTGATTTTCTCTGATATCGAAGTATTAGACCGCCGTATTTCCAAGTCCGCACGAGCAGCTCATAATGATAAGAAGATTGCTGCAGAAGTAGAATTTTTAAAGAAAGTAAAAGCACATCTTGAAGATGGACAGCTTGCTAAAACATTTGTTACTGAAGATGAGGACGAGCAGGCATTATTAAGCGAATGTAATCTTCTTACAGATAAACCTGTTATCTTTGCGGCTAACGTTTCTGAAGATGACCTGGCAGATGATGGTGCAGAAAATCCTTTTGTACAAAAAGTCAGAGAATATGCGAAGGGCTGTGAAGCAGAAGTATTTGTTGTATGCGCTCAGATCGAGCAGGAGATCGCAGAACTTGACGATGATGAAAAAGCAATGTTCCTTGAAGATCTCGGCTTAAAAGAGTCTGGACTTGAAAAGCTCATCAAAGCAAGCTATTCTCTGCTTGGTCTTATCTCTTATCTTACTGCCGGTCCGATCGAATCAAAGGCATGGACAATCACTCGTGGCACAAAAGCTCCACAGGCAGCCGGAAAAATCCATTCTGATTTTGAACGTGGATTTATCAAAGCTGATGTTATCAGTTATCAGGATTTAATTGAAAATGGAAGCATGACTGCTGCAAGAGAAAAGGGTCTTGTACGTTCTGAGGGAAAAGAATATGTCATGCAAGACGGAGACGTTGTATTATTTAAATTTAATGTATAA
- the lgt gene encoding prolipoprotein diacylglyceryl transferase: protein MQYTDIRFPHLGIVLSHVGRYISIGDFQIMFYGIIIACGFLVGLWVAQQEAKRTGQNSEIYMDYLLVMMIPAIIGARIYYVVFSWDSYKDNIPEIFNLRHGGLGIVGGVAMAVLVLFLFAKAKKQSALLMLDTLTMGLLIGQIMGRWGNFFNREAFGGYTNGPLAMQIPLKYFEQYGRVSELESSGILKHLVTLTVHGEKLSYIQVHPTFLYEGMWNLLLLLFIFIYRKHKKFDGELLCIYLMGYGLGRFFIEGLRVDQLLIGHTGIAVTQVVCICIFVGGLIGMVLGHRKSKAC, encoded by the coding sequence ATGCAGTACACAGATATTCGATTTCCGCATCTTGGAATTGTTCTTTCCCATGTGGGAAGATATATCTCCATAGGGGATTTTCAGATTATGTTTTACGGAATTATCATTGCATGCGGATTTCTTGTCGGTTTGTGGGTGGCGCAACAGGAGGCAAAAAGAACAGGGCAGAATTCGGAAATTTACATGGATTACCTGCTTGTTATGATGATTCCGGCGATTATTGGTGCAAGAATTTATTATGTTGTATTTTCATGGGATTCTTATAAAGACAATATTCCGGAGATATTTAATTTAAGACATGGAGGACTTGGAATTGTAGGAGGCGTGGCTATGGCGGTTCTTGTCCTTTTTCTCTTTGCAAAAGCAAAAAAGCAGAGTGCGCTTTTAATGCTTGATACGCTGACAATGGGACTGCTTATCGGTCAAATTATGGGACGATGGGGAAACTTTTTCAACAGAGAAGCTTTTGGAGGTTATACCAACGGACCACTTGCTATGCAGATTCCGCTAAAGTATTTTGAACAGTATGGCAGGGTGTCAGAACTTGAGAGTTCAGGAATCCTTAAGCATCTTGTTACACTTACTGTTCATGGGGAGAAGCTGTCTTATATTCAGGTACATCCTACTTTTCTTTATGAAGGAATGTGGAATCTTCTTCTGTTGCTTTTTATCTTTATTTATCGGAAACATAAGAAGTTTGATGGAGAACTTTTATGTATTTATCTGATGGGATATGGATTAGGACGTTTCTTTATTGAGGGACTTCGAGTAGATCAGCTGCTTATCGGTCATACGGGAATAGCAGTTACACAGGTTGTATGTATTTGTATTTTTGTTGGAGGACTGATTGGGATGGTTCTTGGGCATAGAAAGAGTAAGGCTTGCTAA